In one window of Desulforhabdus amnigena DNA:
- a CDS encoding mechanosensitive ion channel family protein: MKEKESEAPVNLLPSPNESPVPLQTEKLDQAGKMLGKKIDEVGKGASRKVGKWITAKAFWGISWLKLISCLLLLVLVVLVERMVRYFLLRKLQLQSEDKRAVQWWRLFLKALSKPLSLFIRIYGVYWALSPILGYFNAADGSNYVHHVASKVADLGGTVALFWFIYRFVNVVDLQLRKWAAQTESTIDDMLVPLVGRTLRVFILIIGGIMVVQNMTGIEVGPLIASLGIGGLAFALAGKDSIANFLGSLTILLDKPFQVGERIAIDSYDGFVENVGFRSTRVRTLAGHLVSIPNEKIINSTLENIGKRPYLRWQTNLTITYDTPPEKVERAVHIVEGILENHEGMREDLPPRVYFNAFNDWSLNIAVFAWYHPPNYWDYQAWIQKTCLEIMRRFKEEGIEFAFPSQTVYHVNEEKHLELQVLRDKIV; the protein is encoded by the coding sequence GTGAAAGAGAAGGAATCCGAAGCTCCGGTGAATCTCTTACCTTCTCCCAATGAGAGTCCTGTTCCCCTGCAGACTGAAAAGTTGGACCAGGCGGGGAAGATGCTTGGAAAGAAAATTGACGAGGTGGGGAAAGGGGCGTCACGTAAAGTCGGAAAATGGATTACCGCCAAGGCCTTCTGGGGAATCTCCTGGCTCAAGTTGATCTCCTGCCTGCTCCTGCTTGTTCTTGTGGTGCTGGTGGAACGCATGGTGAGATATTTTCTCTTGAGGAAACTCCAGCTCCAATCTGAAGATAAGAGAGCCGTCCAATGGTGGCGGCTGTTTCTCAAGGCGCTCTCCAAGCCCCTTTCCCTTTTCATCAGAATCTACGGGGTCTATTGGGCCCTCTCACCCATCCTCGGGTATTTCAATGCGGCCGATGGCAGCAATTATGTGCATCACGTGGCCAGCAAGGTTGCCGATCTCGGAGGAACCGTCGCGCTCTTTTGGTTCATTTACCGGTTTGTCAATGTAGTGGATTTGCAGCTCAGAAAATGGGCGGCGCAGACCGAGAGCACCATCGACGACATGCTGGTCCCTCTTGTGGGGAGAACCCTCAGAGTGTTTATCCTCATTATCGGCGGCATTATGGTCGTGCAGAACATGACGGGCATCGAAGTCGGCCCCCTCATCGCATCTCTCGGGATTGGAGGCCTCGCTTTTGCCCTGGCGGGGAAGGATTCCATCGCCAATTTTCTGGGGAGCCTCACCATTCTTCTGGACAAGCCTTTCCAGGTGGGGGAGCGCATCGCCATCGACAGCTACGACGGTTTTGTGGAAAATGTAGGGTTTCGGAGCACTCGAGTACGCACTCTGGCAGGGCACCTGGTTTCCATTCCCAACGAGAAAATCATCAATTCCACCCTGGAAAATATTGGGAAAAGGCCCTATCTGCGTTGGCAGACCAATCTTACCATCACTTATGATACTCCGCCTGAGAAGGTGGAACGGGCCGTTCACATCGTAGAGGGGATTCTTGAAAACCACGAGGGGATGCGAGAAGATCTTCCTCCCCGCGTTTACTTCAATGCCTTCAACGACTGGAGCCTCAACATTGCCGTTTTTGCCTGGTATCATCCTCCCAATTACTGGGATTACCAGGCCTGGATTCAAAAGACCTGTCTTGAAATCATGCGACGCTTCAAAGAGGAGGGAATCGAGTTCGCTTTTCCCAGCCAGACCGTCTATCACGTCAACGAAGAGAAGCACCTCGAA